One genomic segment of Brevibacillus laterosporus LMG 15441 includes these proteins:
- a CDS encoding NUDIX hydrolase encodes MNDQQIESVVNQLSTRQRGILGQEESRRTAVLVPLIRDEHGEWSVLFEKRASTLRSQAGEICFPGGHIEQSDHNEWEAARRETSEELGLDPDKIMYAGDLDILVLSSSLLIYPYVGFIHRKISELAPNPDEVEEVFTVSLRTLLDTIPDRFDIDLRFEPGEDFPYHLIANGRDYKWKHGKLPEYFYEADGRIIWGLTARILLHFLQFFRR; translated from the coding sequence ATGAATGACCAACAGATAGAAAGTGTTGTTAACCAACTATCCACCCGTCAGCGTGGCATTTTAGGCCAGGAGGAATCACGTAGAACAGCCGTACTTGTTCCATTGATCCGTGATGAACATGGAGAGTGGTCTGTTTTATTTGAGAAGCGTGCTTCCACGTTAAGAAGTCAGGCAGGTGAAATTTGTTTTCCAGGTGGACATATAGAGCAAAGCGATCACAATGAATGGGAAGCAGCTAGACGAGAAACGTCAGAAGAATTGGGGCTTGATCCTGATAAGATCATGTATGCAGGAGATTTAGATATTTTAGTCTTGTCCTCAAGCTTACTAATTTATCCTTATGTTGGGTTTATACATAGGAAAATCTCTGAACTAGCTCCTAACCCAGATGAAGTGGAAGAAGTTTTTACGGTTTCGTTACGAACGCTTTTGGACACGATACCTGATCGCTTTGACATTGATCTACGCTTTGAGCCAGGGGAGGATTTCCCGTATCATCTCATTGCCAATGGGCGAGATTATAAGTGGAAACATGGAAAGCTCCCTGAATATTTTTATGAAGCAGATGGCCGGATTATCTGGGGATTAACTGCACGAATTCTACTGCATTTTTTACAATTTTTTCGCAGGTAA
- a CDS encoding metal-dependent hydrolase, with product MRIQFHGHSCVQLTHGQHSIIIDPFLTGNPITTSKPEDIKVDYILLTHGHGDHIGDAVQIAKQNDATIYCMVELAQYLNWKGAKTVGFNIGGKVQLPFGYVKMTQAFHSTGIVFNDEQQIIYTGMPAGLIIQMGGKTLYHAGDTGLFGDMKLIGELHQPDISFLPIGDHFTMGPEDALLAAEWTRAKTVVPIHFDTFPPIKQDGHAFVKELAKKGIQGKVMQPGESWEI from the coding sequence ATGCGCATTCAATTTCATGGACACTCTTGTGTACAATTAACTCATGGTCAGCATTCCATCATTATTGATCCATTCTTGACAGGAAACCCTATTACAACAAGTAAGCCAGAAGATATAAAAGTAGACTACATTTTGTTAACGCATGGACATGGTGATCATATTGGTGATGCGGTACAGATTGCGAAACAAAATGATGCTACGATTTATTGTATGGTAGAACTGGCCCAATACCTGAACTGGAAAGGTGCTAAAACGGTGGGTTTTAACATTGGAGGAAAAGTTCAGCTACCATTCGGCTATGTAAAAATGACACAAGCATTTCACAGTACAGGCATTGTATTTAATGATGAACAACAGATTATTTATACAGGAATGCCTGCTGGACTGATCATCCAAATGGGAGGTAAAACCCTTTACCATGCAGGAGATACAGGGCTTTTTGGCGATATGAAACTAATTGGTGAGCTACATCAACCAGATATTTCCTTCTTGCCAATAGGTGACCATTTTACAATGGGACCAGAAGATGCTTTACTGGCCGCAGAATGGACTAGAGCGAAAACAGTCGTGCCAATTCACTTTGATACGTTCCCGCCAATTAAACAGGATGGACATGCTTTTGTTAAGGAGTTAGCCAAAAAAGGCATACAGGGCAAAGTAATGCAGCCGGGAGAAAGCTGGGAGATATAA
- a CDS encoding LTA synthase family protein, protein MNWKQYSLITSLLLLSKFFWFRIFIYDDRNPFHLLWAETSSVLLIVVIFTLLFYKRKTLMYTIANFLLSSFMLAIVVYYSYYGKIMTYQAFMQIGQVKDVSSSVFTLIKPQYFVLYLDLVIFLLWYRSVKKKKQDAVQAQVDMTLVKRLILTACSVVVLFSFEGVKAERTAGIQNETKKAQQQGLITFQVNSFLKDQKVPVWNEEYIARIKELKAEREKQQPKQLFGAAKGKNVMVIQMEAFQNFLLHKKINGVEITPNLNALIKESYYFPHFFQQVGQGNTSDAEFISNTSIYPVGTSPMSVSFGEREIPSLPRMLKEQGYASMTFHVNKVDFWNRDVMYPGLGFDKYYDTDFFGYDDIVGLGPSDEILFNKTLGVLEEYQKQNRPFYSQIITLSGHHPFVIPQEKNTLALPPAWEGTNVGNYMQAQHYVDKQLGALFAKMKQNGLWDNTVIVLYGDHYGITQDDQGKDGKPIIESLTGHAYDKVDAFTVPLIVKVPGNETGKTMENMGGQVDIMPTIANLVGLDLSNTTYFGQDLLNTTHNVLGERFYMPSGSFINDDILFIPGQSLEDGSATNIKTHEAVVDLEPYRKMYEETLELLSISDAYVNQLPMRD, encoded by the coding sequence ATGAATTGGAAACAATATTCTCTGATAACGTCTCTGTTACTCCTATCTAAATTTTTTTGGTTTAGAATTTTTATCTACGATGACCGCAACCCTTTTCACTTGCTTTGGGCTGAAACAAGCTCTGTTTTGCTAATCGTCGTAATCTTTACCTTGCTTTTTTATAAGCGAAAAACACTGATGTATACGATTGCTAACTTTTTACTGTCTAGCTTTATGCTTGCGATCGTTGTGTATTATTCCTACTATGGAAAAATCATGACCTACCAAGCATTCATGCAAATCGGACAGGTAAAGGACGTTTCTTCTAGTGTATTTACATTAATTAAACCACAGTATTTTGTGCTTTATCTGGATCTAGTTATTTTCTTACTCTGGTATCGCTCCGTGAAAAAGAAAAAACAAGATGCGGTTCAAGCACAGGTGGACATGACTTTGGTCAAGCGTTTAATTTTGACAGCTTGTTCTGTGGTGGTTCTGTTCTCTTTTGAAGGTGTAAAAGCAGAGCGAACAGCCGGCATTCAAAACGAAACAAAAAAAGCCCAGCAACAAGGCTTAATTACCTTTCAAGTGAATAGCTTCTTGAAAGATCAGAAGGTTCCAGTGTGGAATGAGGAATATATAGCACGTATTAAGGAACTAAAGGCTGAACGTGAAAAACAGCAGCCTAAGCAATTATTTGGAGCGGCAAAAGGCAAAAACGTGATGGTTATTCAGATGGAGGCCTTCCAAAACTTTTTGCTTCATAAAAAAATAAACGGTGTTGAAATCACGCCAAATCTTAATGCCTTGATTAAGGAAAGCTATTATTTCCCACACTTTTTCCAACAGGTGGGGCAAGGAAACACCTCGGATGCTGAATTTATTAGCAACACCTCAATTTATCCAGTAGGAACTTCACCGATGTCTGTTTCTTTTGGAGAAAGAGAGATTCCAAGCTTGCCTCGAATGTTAAAGGAACAAGGCTATGCGAGTATGACCTTTCACGTAAATAAGGTAGATTTTTGGAATCGAGATGTAATGTATCCAGGACTGGGCTTTGATAAATATTATGATACCGATTTCTTTGGATATGACGATATTGTTGGACTTGGACCATCTGACGAAATTTTATTCAATAAAACCTTAGGGGTATTGGAGGAGTATCAAAAGCAGAACCGACCGTTCTATTCTCAGATCATTACCTTGTCGGGACATCACCCTTTTGTTATTCCGCAAGAGAAGAATACACTAGCACTACCACCAGCTTGGGAAGGGACAAATGTAGGTAATTACATGCAGGCCCAGCATTACGTAGATAAGCAGCTAGGAGCTTTATTTGCGAAAATGAAGCAAAATGGACTCTGGGATAATACAGTTATTGTTCTGTATGGTGATCACTATGGCATTACACAAGATGATCAGGGTAAAGATGGGAAACCGATTATTGAGAGCCTGACAGGACATGCTTACGACAAAGTGGATGCGTTCACGGTTCCACTGATTGTTAAGGTTCCAGGCAATGAGACTGGCAAGACGATGGAAAATATGGGTGGTCAAGTCGATATTATGCCAACTATCGCCAATTTAGTTGGGCTTGATCTTTCAAACACGACATATTTTGGTCAAGACTTGCTCAATACGACCCATAATGTACTGGGCGAACGCTTCTATATGCCAAGTGGTTCCTTTATTAATGATGACATCTTGTTTATTCCTGGTCAGAGTCTGGAAGACGGTTCTGCTACGAATATCAAGACACATGAAGCTGTTGTGGATCTGGAACCGTACAGAAAAATGTATGAAGAGACTCTAGAGCTTCTGTCTATATCTGATGCTTATGTGAATCAATTACCAATGAGAGATTAA
- the dacB gene encoding D-alanyl-D-alanine carboxypeptidase/D-alanyl-D-alanine endopeptidase yields the protein MKGKNSLTLRCVLTVVLLMQLVFTPVTALASKMEASMVGRQIDSLLEKLSHEDVSKGMYAGISVYNLNKEAFLYQHEADKNFIPASNMKLFIAAAALEELGADYQFKTEIYTDGKVEQNGVLQGDVIIKGYGDPTLQTTDFHQIASELKQKGITGIQGKVYVDESYFDDIRLGPAWMWDDEVYAYSAQISGLSLHKNSMELVITPAKEVGKPATVSITPINEYVKVISSVTTTDSRETQITVERTIGHNQLIMKGSIGRDAIPYKENVTMEDPALYVGEMFQSILQSEGILLVDKKSVQKKSLVKGTPLVTHYSRPLSEIILELNKDSDNFYAEMLTKTLGAIKKGKGSWLTGTEAIAEVLRGAKFPGAYVQVDGSGLSRLNLITPNQMIALLRYVQKKEYREAFEASLPIAGIDGTLKSRMRETKAAHTLIAKTGSMGGVNSLSGYVTAANGDKLAFSIMINGIYKSKVATQLQDSIGTVLAEYPILPELPAEVSTNATYELSALLDPLWEDPALANVHGSMIVSSLDRTGSKATLYEHQADRLLTPGTISKELTSIGALLTLGENYSFKTEVFLSKPANANGVVEGDIIVKGYGDPTLRADHQNDEEQGPTLEQLVGFLLDKGITQVNGNILVDQSYFDHQLVGMGWPWDTEKQLAKISALTSEAGKVKLTYKPGLKIGDPVIFDMWPKTNYVVIYQKASTVGKGAQQTFQLKKERSKNIFHFLGELPMGTKERKELVSVEEPALYSGVLFLQKMKDAGIKISPTSEVLLGQVTREAIKLGEVRSMVLQDILTLQNKNDDHLIAEMVNKAIGASKAGKGTTEAGVAATQEILKAWGVNTSYDILDASGVTRYNLLSARQLNDALLTLAGQKEYPLYYNSLPIAGVDGTLKNRLKRTDAQGNLRALSSQSQGVSSISGYITTKKNERLAVTIILNGHIRSPEKMSKWEDKVFELLASYQE from the coding sequence ATGAAGGGAAAAAACAGTCTTACGCTACGCTGTGTGCTTACAGTGGTGCTTCTCATGCAGTTGGTATTCACACCTGTCACCGCATTGGCAAGCAAAATGGAAGCAAGCATGGTTGGCCGTCAGATAGATTCGTTGCTTGAAAAGCTTTCGCATGAGGATGTAAGCAAAGGGATGTATGCAGGAATCTCTGTATACAATCTGAATAAGGAAGCCTTCCTATATCAGCATGAGGCAGATAAGAATTTTATTCCAGCATCTAATATGAAACTGTTTATTGCGGCTGCTGCTTTGGAGGAATTAGGTGCTGATTATCAGTTTAAAACCGAAATATATACTGACGGAAAAGTGGAACAAAACGGTGTACTTCAAGGAGATGTAATCATAAAAGGCTACGGTGATCCAACCTTACAAACAACAGATTTTCACCAAATAGCGTCTGAATTGAAACAAAAAGGGATCACAGGGATTCAAGGTAAGGTGTACGTGGATGAAAGTTATTTCGATGATATACGTCTGGGGCCAGCTTGGATGTGGGATGACGAGGTGTATGCGTATAGCGCACAAATCAGTGGATTATCCTTACATAAAAATAGCATGGAACTAGTGATTACGCCTGCAAAAGAGGTCGGTAAACCAGCTACTGTTAGCATAACACCCATAAATGAGTACGTAAAGGTTATTTCGTCTGTCACAACGACCGATAGCAGGGAGACCCAGATCACTGTTGAACGGACGATTGGACATAATCAACTAATCATGAAGGGCAGTATTGGTAGAGATGCCATTCCTTATAAAGAAAACGTTACCATGGAAGACCCTGCACTGTATGTCGGTGAAATGTTTCAGTCTATCCTACAGTCAGAAGGGATCTTATTGGTTGACAAGAAATCGGTTCAAAAAAAGAGCTTAGTCAAAGGAACACCACTAGTGACTCATTACTCTCGGCCTCTATCAGAAATCATACTGGAATTGAATAAAGATAGTGATAATTTTTATGCAGAGATGCTAACCAAGACACTGGGAGCTATAAAAAAAGGGAAAGGTAGCTGGCTTACCGGTACAGAGGCGATTGCTGAGGTGCTACGGGGAGCTAAATTTCCTGGAGCATATGTGCAGGTGGATGGATCAGGATTGTCGCGTCTTAATTTGATCACACCCAATCAAATGATTGCCCTCCTTCGCTATGTGCAAAAGAAGGAGTATCGAGAAGCATTTGAAGCGAGTTTACCTATTGCCGGCATCGATGGTACATTAAAAAGCCGTATGAGAGAGACCAAAGCAGCTCATACCCTAATAGCCAAAACAGGCTCAATGGGCGGAGTAAACAGCTTATCGGGGTATGTTACAGCTGCGAATGGCGATAAGCTAGCTTTCTCCATCATGATTAATGGAATTTATAAATCAAAGGTTGCAACTCAGCTGCAAGATTCGATTGGGACTGTGCTAGCCGAATATCCTATACTACCGGAACTCCCCGCTGAAGTATCAACGAATGCGACATATGAGTTAAGCGCCTTGCTTGACCCGTTGTGGGAAGATCCGGCCCTAGCCAATGTGCATGGCAGTATGATCGTTAGTTCCTTAGACCGAACAGGGTCAAAAGCCACATTGTATGAGCATCAGGCGGATCGTTTGTTAACACCAGGTACAATTAGTAAGGAGCTTACGAGTATAGGGGCTCTTTTGACCTTGGGTGAGAATTATTCTTTTAAAACAGAAGTATTCCTGTCAAAACCTGCTAATGCAAATGGTGTGGTAGAAGGAGATATCATTGTCAAAGGATACGGGGATCCAACCCTACGTGCAGATCATCAAAATGATGAGGAGCAAGGGCCTACATTAGAACAATTAGTTGGTTTTCTACTAGATAAAGGAATTACACAGGTCAATGGCAATATTCTGGTTGATCAGAGCTATTTTGACCATCAGTTAGTAGGTATGGGCTGGCCGTGGGATACGGAGAAGCAACTTGCAAAAATCAGCGCTCTTACAAGTGAAGCTGGAAAAGTAAAGCTTACCTATAAGCCTGGATTAAAAATTGGCGATCCAGTAATCTTTGATATGTGGCCAAAAACCAATTACGTTGTTATCTATCAAAAGGCGTCCACTGTCGGTAAAGGAGCACAGCAAACCTTTCAGTTGAAAAAAGAACGATCTAAAAATATTTTTCATTTTCTTGGAGAATTGCCAATGGGTACCAAGGAGCGAAAGGAGCTTGTTTCGGTAGAGGAACCGGCTCTTTATTCAGGAGTATTATTTCTACAGAAAATGAAGGATGCTGGTATCAAGATATCGCCTACTAGTGAAGTGCTTTTGGGACAAGTGACACGAGAGGCAATTAAGTTAGGTGAAGTACGATCCATGGTACTGCAAGATATCCTGACCCTGCAGAATAAAAATGATGATCACCTGATTGCAGAAATGGTCAATAAAGCGATAGGAGCAAGCAAAGCGGGCAAGGGAACGACTGAGGCAGGGGTAGCAGCTACACAGGAGATTCTAAAAGCCTGGGGGGTAAATACTAGCTACGACATTCTTGATGCTTCAGGTGTGACTCGCTATAATTTATTGTCAGCTCGGCAACTAAACGATGCATTACTTACATTAGCTGGACAAAAGGAATATCCATT